The genome window GTTAAAAAGACGTAAACTTCGTCTCCCATGGATGATACTATAACTGCAGTCATTGCAGCATATGTTAATCTTGAACGTTCATTTGAGCCCACTATGATCCCAGTTTTCATGTTAAACCACAGCTTTAGCTGTAACCGTCCAATACATCTTATTATACATTATCTTTCCCCACCAATGTATATATGAAGGTGGTGGTGGGCTCTCATTCATAGTATAGCTAAATCTTATATAGGTTGCTTGATCAGTACCAGTAGCTATATAACATAGAACGTCTCCTCCATAGTGCTTAACTCCAAGATTGCCCTTTATATCATTTGCAATATTGTGTGCAACAACATAAGATTCGAAATCTGCAGTTGAACCTGCCTTAGAAACTGGCAAGTCGGTAGCATCACCCATTACGTAAACATTTGAGTGATCCTTCATCCTAAGTGTAAATTTATCTGTTGGAACCCATCTCCTTCTATCACCTATTCCAGAGTCCTCAATAACCTTAGCACCCATATTAGGTGGTATGCCAATTAACATATCGAACTTTAACTTCTCACCTTCTTGTGATTCTATAACCTTGTTATTAGGATCTACACTGGTTACCGTAAATGGAGAGTGAACTTCTATTCCTCTTTGTTCAAATAATCTTAGCATAAACTTGTTTGTTATCGGTCTCCCAAATACTCCTTGCACAGGATATGTGTAAATTATTTTAGTCTTTTCCCTTATTCCTCTCTTTCTTAAATAATCTTCCAAAATTAATGTAACTTCCAATGGAGCTACTGGACATCTATGAGGTAATCTTGCGGTGTTAACAACAATTGTACCACCCTCAAATTTCTCTAATGCTTCCCTCATTTTAATGGCAGCATCATATTCGTATACCGTATGTGCTGCAGCCCTATAGCCAGGAATTTCATCCCATGTATATTCTACACCCGTAGTTATCACTAAGTAATCGTAGCTATGCGACACCCCATCCGCAGTTTGAACTGAGTGATTAGCAACATCTATTTTACTAATCGTGCCCTTCTCTCCATGTAGGAATTTGATTCTGGGATCCAGTAATTCGCTCTCTTTTCTGACTAGCTCACCTGGAGTTTCAAGACCAAAGCCAACTAATAGTTGCCCTGGTAAATAAATATGATCATCTGATTTATTTAATGCTACTATTTCGACATCTCCTTTATTAACTTCATGCTCTAACTTTTGAACCAATCTGTTTGCTACAATTGTACCCGCAATATTTCCTCCTGCTATTATAATCCTTTTAGCCATTTATCTCATCTCCTATTTGCTTATTAATAACACGTATTTACTACCTTCTTGAGATTCTTGAACGATCTTCAAACCCCTCTTCTTACTCCACAAAGTGATATCTTTCTTCGTTGCCTCATCACCCAAAATAACCTTAACAGCCTCACCATCTCTTAACTCATCAACAACACTAGACAACTCACCAATAGGTCCAGCACAAGAAGAACTCGTTAAATCAAGCTCCTTATATATCTTAAGACTACTCATCTTTTACACTCACCTACATTCTATGTTACATTCATACTTTATAAATATTACGTTTATTTCAACAATATATTTTTTCAAGAATGTTATTACTTAATTTAGTTATACCTAAAATTACAAATGTTTTAAATTTTAAGTATCTCTAGACTGTATATAATTATACACAAAACTACATTATGAAATTATAATCTGGAAATCTCTGTTAACCAAATCAGTTAAAGCGTAATGATGTTCCTCATCTCCAATCAATTTTATTGCGTTAGATAGTTTATCCCTAATGTTCAAATGAGGTGGAGAGGCACAATAGCCGCATGCACCTAATACAATGCCTTCTCTTAACGCTTTTTCATAGGCCGGTCTTAATCCCTTATAAGGACTTTCAGATATTGGTATTTTAGTACCTAATCCATCAAAATAAACGTAAACTTCGTGTCCTTCTTTCTTAAGCTCCATCGCGTAGTGTAAGGCATGAGCTGCCCTTATCGATTCGGATAAATTAGTTGGATCATCCATCATTACGAAAAGAAGCTTAGCCATATTTATTTTATATTCTACTAATTATTTTAAAATTAACTATCTTTGCTTATTGTAAATTACTCTTTAATAACTACCCTCTTAGATTTACCCTCAAATCTAGGCAATGTACCTAAATCTACAAGCTCCACTTCAGGCGTTACAAATGCTACTGTTCTAATTTCTTCTATCAGTTTTTCGACTAGCTTTTCTGATGGTTTTTCAGTTTCTACTTTAATTATTAATCTATGTTCTCTATTTGTCCTATCTACAACTATTTGAAACTCTTCTACTTCCTCGTGAGACATTAAAACATTAGCAATAGCAGTAGGGAATATCTTAACCCCTTTATAGAATATCACGTCATCTAATCTACCCTTTAACATTTTGATTTTAGGAAATGGTATTTCATCATCACTTTCAATAAGACTAGTAATATCTCTTGTCCTATATCGGATTAGTGGGACCGCCTCCTTACTAAGCGTAGTTATCACCATTTCCCCTTCTTCACCTTCAGAAACTCTCTCACCAGTCTCTGGGTCAATAATTTCAACCAAATAATGATCAGTCCATATATGTAACCATTCGTGATTATCCTCTGGACACTCTTGCGCAACTCCTGGTCCTAAAGCTTCGGTTAAACCATAAATTTCCAACGCTCTTCCTTTTCTAGCTTTTAGGCCTAGTTCCTCCTCAATTCTCTCTAACATTTCTTTTGTCATTGCCTCAGCACCGGGAATTGCTAACCTGAGTTGCAATTCCTTCTCAGCATCTATGTTGAGTTTACGCAGGGTTTCAGCAACTAGTAATTCGTAAGAGGGAGTGCCAGTTATTACAGTAGCTTTAAAATCCTTTAATGCTCTTGCTAACGCTTCGGTTCTACCAGTACTCCACGGTATTACCTTCGCGTTTATTCTCTGAATACCTTGATGCAAACCTATCCCACCAGTGAATAGTCCGTATCCATAAATGTTCATAACAATATCGTTCTTTGTAACTCCAGCAGTTACTAGACTTCTTCCCACGAGGTTTGTCCATACTTCAATGTCATTCCAAGTATAGGCGTTTACTGTAGGAATACCTGTAGTCCCAGATGTCATGTGCCATCCAACTAAACTCTCAAAAGGCACTGCTAAGAAATCACCACCATGTGGATAAGCATGTTTCCTTAAATCATCCTTAGTTGTAAAAGGAATTTTAACCAAATCTTCAGGGGTTTTTATATCTTCCTGCATTAATCCCCTTTCTTTAAACAATTTGTGATAGTATGGGGAATTCTCATAAACTCTCTTAATCAGAGCCCTAAGTCTAAACCTCTGAACTTCTTTAATCTCCTCTTTACTTAATACCTTGGGATCTACTTCGTTATAAGTTAACTTAAGGCTCATCCAACCACCTCACCAATTATCCTCATGTTATCCGTAGTTAGTCTTACCTTGCCACCTACCTTAGGCTGACCTTTAATCCATGCCATCAAATTTATTCCATCCTTTGTCCTTACTATTCCTATAATGTAGTCTTCATAATTTTCGAAACCCTGGGGTTTCTGCGACACAATGCTATATGTCATTATTTCACCCTCATTAGATATCCTAATCCACTCCATCTCGTTCTTGCCACAGTTATAACAATCCTTTTGAGGGGGGAAATAGACTGAACCGCAATTCTTACATTTAGTAGCTACGATTTCTCCTCGCTTAACGGCTTCAATAAATTCGTCAGGATACTTAATCTTATACTTTATCGACAAGGGTAGTGCATCTATTTGCATTCAAGATCACCTTCTTAGAATCATAACATACGCGAAATGACCAGTACCGCCTACATTGTGAACTAGCCCAATATACTTTTTAAGAGGTTGTTGCAATTTATCAGCTTCATCTCTCAATTGCTTAGTTATTTCGTAAATCATTGAAAGTCCAGTAGCTCCTAATGGATGTCCCTTTGCCTTTAGGCCACCAAACAAATTAACCCCTACTTTGCCTCCTTTCTCGCTTTGACCCTCCTCTACGAACTTACCTCCCTTCCCTTTTTCTGTAAAACCTAAATCCTCATATCCCATTATTTCAGCTATTGTAAATGCATCATGTACTGTAGCTACTTCTATATCATTAGGAGTTACCTTAGCCATCTCATAAGCTTGCCTTGCAGCCAACTGAGTTGCTCTAAAACCCACCCATTCTCCCCTTCTTGCAACATAGGCATAATCATTTGCATAACCAATTCCGGTTATCCAAACTGGAGAATCAATTTTCAATTCTTTCACTTTCTCCTCTGATGCAAAGATTGCAGTGGCGGAACCATCACTTATGGGACAAGAGTCAAGTAATTTTATTGGCCATGAGATTATTCTGGACTTGAGAACTTCTTCTACAGTGACAGGTTTTTGAAGGTGAGCTTTAGGGTTCATTGCGCCATATTTATGCGCTTTTACCGAAACTAGAGCCATCTGCTCTTCAGTCGTGCCATAGACTGCCATATGTCTTGTAGCATAAAGAGCGTAATATGTTGGGAAGGTGGTTCCATAAAAGTGGTATTCCCACTGATAATTACCCCCTCTACCGCCTATTGCTAAAGATGTAGAAGTGTCAACTTCAGTCATCTTATCAACTCCTACAGCCATTGCAATATCAACTAATCCTGAAGCTACAGCGGTATATGCAGATAATGCTGCGGCTAACCCTGTAGCACACATTGCCTCTACACGTAAGGGGACCTTGCCTGTCAGTCCAGAATATTCAGCAACAATTGGAGCAGGGTATAACTCTATACCCCTATAAGCAGTACTACCTACAACGACCATTCCTATATCACTTTGTGATAAACCACTATCATGTAATGCCTCCTTAATAGATTCCCAAGCTAGTTCTTGGACGGAAACGTCATCTCTTCTCCCGAATTTTGAATTACCTACTCCTATTACAGCAACTCTTCTTGCCATATTGGACTAACCAAGATTTCTTACAATACTAAACTATATAAACTTTTGTGAATAGTACTATATGCGGGTGAATTACATATATATGTATAGTACAGTACAAATAGAAGCTATAGAAAATATAGCAATTATAAAACTGAACAGACCGGATAAATTAAATGCAATTAATTTCCAAATGGTTGATGAATTGGTAGATGTTTTGAATAAGTTAGATAGTGATGACAAGACCAAGGTCGTAATAATAACAGGGAATGGGAAAGCATTTTCTGCTGGAGCAGATGTTAAAGAAATGCTGGAAACACCCCTCCAAGAGATAATGAAAAAGGGCCATATGCCATTATGGGAAAGATTAAGGACATTTAAAAAACCAGTGATAGCTGCGGTAAATGGTATTGCTGCTGGTGGTGGGCTAGAACTGGCAATGGCATGCGATATTATTATTGCTTCAGAATCTGCAAAATTAGGTCAACCTGAGATAAATTTAGGGATTATGCCAGGAGCTGGAGGAACACAGAGATTAACTAGGGTTTTAGGAAAGTATAAGGCTATGGAGCTAGTACTCACTGGGAAGCTAATTGACTCTAAAGAAGCAGAGAGATACGGATTAGTAAATAAGGTAGTACCAGATAATGCGTTAATGGATGAGACAATCAGATTAGCGAAGGCAATAGCTGAAAAACCAATAATCTCCCTAATGTTAGCCAAAGAGGCAGTTGTCAAAGCATGGGATACATTACTGCAACAAGGATTGGATTTCGAAAGAAGGAATTTCTATTTAGCTTTAAGCTCGGAGGAGGCTAAAGAAGGTATGAGAGCGTTTTTAGAAAAGAGAAAACCCAGGTGGGAGAATGATAAAAGTTGAAAATAAGGAAAGTTATGCAATCGTTATAATGAGTAGAGCTGATAAATTAAATGCATTAAACTTGCAAATGAGAAATGAATTGATATCAAAACTTAAGCAAATTAACGCGGATCCGAAAATTAGAACTGTAATAGTAACTGGAGAAGGAAGAGCATTCTGTGTGGGAGCTGATGTAAACGAGTTCGCTCCAGATTTTGCCATAGACTTACGGGAGACGTTTTATCCAATAATTAAAGAGATTCGGTTCTCAGATAAAATTTATATATCTGCAATAAATGGGGTAACAGCTGGAGCTTGTATCGGGATAAGCCTATCCACAGATTTTAAATTTGCCAGGCGTGATGTAAAATTCGTTACTGCATTTCAAAGACTCGGACTAGCTTCAGATACTGGAGTAGCATACTTCCTTTTGAAGTTAGCTAGAGATCAAAGAGCCTATGAGATCGCTGTCCTAGGTGGAGAATTTACTGCAGAAGAAGCCGAGAGATGGGGATTATTAAAGGTATCGGAAAATCCACTTCGTGATGCTGAGGAGATGGCTAATAGAATAAATAATGGACCATTTCTGTCATATCTTGCCGGAAAGAGAATGGCTAATCTAGTATTATATAATGATCTAGAAAGATTCCTAGAGTATGAATCTGCTATACAAGGTTATTTAGGTAAAACGAACGATTTCAAAGAAGGTATATTGTCGTTCAAAGAGAAAAGGGAGCCTAAATTTAAGGGAATTTAAATGCTGAAAGAGAGTCCTTTTCTTAAATTTCTCAACATAGGATTAGAGGAGATAAGGGAAGGCTATGCTAGAGTCTCTGGAGTAGTGACTAAAGATTTCCTAAACTCACATAACACTGCACATGGGTCGTTTATTTTCGCTATTGCTGATGCAGCTTTCGAATACGTTAGCAACTTTTCCCGTGATTCAGTAGCCTTACATATAGATATTGATTTTAGAAGACATGTAAAAGAAGGAGAAAAAATTATGGCAGAGGCATTTGAAGAGAGTGCAGGGAAAACTACTTCCTTATATAGAATAATTGTGAAAAATAAAGAGGGAAAGCTTGTAGCATACGTTACCGCTCTAGTTTTTCATCTTGATAATAAGAGAGAAAGTTAATTTCCGTCCTTTTATAGTACACTTATCTTCATTAATATATTAAAGTAGTTGGAAAAGCTTATATATTTGAAGCAATAACATATATATGGTGAACGCATGGATATAAATTATGATAATGATCCAATATATCCGGAGAATAATGTCTATCCACCGACATGGGAGTTTGATGATGAAAAGGCTATGAGACTTTATAGAAGAGCTAAAAAGGAGCAATGGGATGAGGAAGATCTAGATTGGAAAAAATATGAGGAAATTATATCTGGCCTTGACAGAAAACAGAGACTAGCGTTGGCCTATTGGTGGGCTCTATTATCTAACTTTGATAATGCTACACCAGTGTTCGCTTACGCACTAGTTAAAGCTAGTGAGAAAAGATTACCAGTAACTATCAAAGCCATCTTATCAACAATAACTTTTGATGAAAATAGACATAACGTATTGTGCGGATTTGCAATAGATAAGGCAATGAAAGGGTTTCCCTTTAATTTTAAGCCACAAGACGATTTGGAAAGAAAGGCTAAACTGAACGTCGAGTGGGTTTGGTGGAATGGTTCTAGATATTGGAAAGGTTATGTTGAAGCTTATAATAAATACACTCTAGACATTCTATTTACCTCATTTATGATGGGCGAAGCAGCAGCTACAACGGTATTTAGCGGAATGAAGGACAAGACCAAAATACCTACCTTTAAGGATGCCTTCAGAAATCTAACTGTAGATGAGACTAGACATTACGCTTTTACTCATCTGATATTAACTAATAGTTTAAATAGGATGAATGAGGAGAGGAAGATGTTTGTAACTAAACAGATGAGAGCCGGATTTGTCTTTCTATCTCTAATAACCTATAAAGCCCCTAAGGAATTCTGGAAATTACCTCCTTGGTATCAAGAAATACATGAAAAGATGGAGGAGTTAGCAATTGATGCTGGTTTAGGATTACCAACAATAGAGGAGAGAGAAAGAATTTGGAGAGAGGCAGTAGCGAGGGTTGCTAGCAACGTTAAGAGGTTTAACGTTAAGGTTCCATCAATGCCAGAGATTGGGATAAATGGGGACGAGGATATAGAATTAAAAGAAGACGATTTAGTAGCTGCGATATTCTAAATTCGCAAACCTTTTTATTAGGTCTTTAATTTTTATATATTAATGGAGAAGAATCTGAGGAGAAGAATTCAGAAGATCAAAGGTGGTAGCTATATAATAACGTTACCTCCAGAGTGGGTTAGGAGAAATAGCTTAGATGCTAAAAGTGAGGTCTTTGTTATAGAGAAAGATGGAGAACTATTAATAAAACCTAAAAGGGATTACATTACTAAGAAAACCATTGATCTTGATTTAATTGACTTAGAAACTACCAAATATTTAATAACAGTATACTACATGCAAGGTATTTCAGAAATAGAAATAACATCGAAGTCCGTAATACCAGCCTCTATAAAAGATGAGCTGAAAAATTTGCAATTATACCTACCAGGTTTAACGATTGAGAGTGAAAGTTTCAACTATATTACGTTCAGGGTTCATGATAATATTGGTACTAATCTGATTGAAGATATGAAAACTTTCTCCAGTAAATTACTAATACTACTAGAAGATCTTGCAAAGATAATTGAAAATCCTAACAAGGAGATGGCTATAGATTTGAAAAATAGAGCTGATGAGTTGAATAAATTATATAATTCAGTGATAAGAGAGATAGCCCTAATCTCACAAAAAGAAGAGGAATTCGAAATAAAAAATCTGCCTACAAGAGATTTAATACTTTATGCCATAGCAATGCGCGATATGGGAAGAATGCTATCTCATATTAAAACTGCGTCCCTAGCCGTAACTGAATGTACAAATACATCTAATAAAGACCTTAAGTTCATAATTAAAGCCATCGTGAATATGTTCAAGAGATCACAGGAAGTTTTCTTTGATAAAAATATAGATCACATAAGAGATATAAGGGAAAGTATGAAAGAAATAAACAAAATAGTCTATGGAAACGAAATAGAATGCAAAGAACTAGCAAGAGAATTAGCAAGAATTGCTAGTTACTGTGTAGCTCTAATGGATGATGGTGTACATAAAAGTGTTAAGATAATAGTATAAATACTTCTCTGTGATAAGATAAGTCAAACTTTAATTTGTAAAATCCTTTAATTACTATTTTAGAAAAGTCTACATATAACTAACTCACATTTCCATAAATCTTTTAAACATAAAGTGATAATCATGATGGGATTATAACTGTCTAGTCTCAAAGGTCTAACATTTTTATTAATAATG of Sulfolobus sp. E5-1-F contains these proteins:
- a CDS encoding sulfurtransferase TusA family protein, whose protein sequence is MSSLKIYKELDLTSSSCAGPIGELSSVVDELRDGEAVKVILGDEATKKDITLWSKKRGLKIVQESQEGSKYVLLISK
- a CDS encoding phenylacetate--CoA ligase family protein is translated as MSLKLTYNEVDPKVLSKEEIKEVQRFRLRALIKRVYENSPYYHKLFKERGLMQEDIKTPEDLVKIPFTTKDDLRKHAYPHGGDFLAVPFESLVGWHMTSGTTGIPTVNAYTWNDIEVWTNLVGRSLVTAGVTKNDIVMNIYGYGLFTGGIGLHQGIQRINAKVIPWSTGRTEALARALKDFKATVITGTPSYELLVAETLRKLNIDAEKELQLRLAIPGAEAMTKEMLERIEEELGLKARKGRALEIYGLTEALGPGVAQECPEDNHEWLHIWTDHYLVEIIDPETGERVSEGEEGEMVITTLSKEAVPLIRYRTRDITSLIESDDEIPFPKIKMLKGRLDDVIFYKGVKIFPTAIANVLMSHEEVEEFQIVVDRTNREHRLIIKVETEKPSEKLVEKLIEEIRTVAFVTPEVELVDLGTLPRFEGKSKRVVIKE
- a CDS encoding NAD(P)/FAD-dependent oxidoreductase, which encodes MAKRIIIAGGNIAGTIVANRLVQKLEHEVNKGDVEIVALNKSDDHIYLPGQLLVGFGLETPGELVRKESELLDPRIKFLHGEKGTISKIDVANHSVQTADGVSHSYDYLVITTGVEYTWDEIPGYRAAAHTVYEYDAAIKMREALEKFEGGTIVVNTARLPHRCPVAPLEVTLILEDYLRKRGIREKTKIIYTYPVQGVFGRPITNKFMLRLFEQRGIEVHSPFTVTSVDPNNKVIESQEGEKLKFDMLIGIPPNMGAKVIEDSGIGDRRRWVPTDKFTLRMKDHSNVYVMGDATDLPVSKAGSTADFESYVVAHNIANDIKGNLGVKHYGGDVLCYIATGTDQATYIRFSYTMNESPPPPSYIHWWGKIMYNKMYWTVTAKAVV
- a CDS encoding Zn-ribbon domain-containing OB-fold protein, coding for MQIDALPLSIKYKIKYPDEFIEAVKRGEIVATKCKNCGSVYFPPQKDCYNCGKNEMEWIRISNEGEIMTYSIVSQKPQGFENYEDYIIGIVRTKDGINLMAWIKGQPKVGGKVRLTTDNMRIIGEVVG
- a CDS encoding enoyl-CoA hydratase/isomerase family protein, with product MRVNYIYMYSTVQIEAIENIAIIKLNRPDKLNAINFQMVDELVDVLNKLDSDDKTKVVIITGNGKAFSAGADVKEMLETPLQEIMKKGHMPLWERLRTFKKPVIAAVNGIAAGGGLELAMACDIIIASESAKLGQPEINLGIMPGAGGTQRLTRVLGKYKAMELVLTGKLIDSKEAERYGLVNKVVPDNALMDETIRLAKAIAEKPIISLMLAKEAVVKAWDTLLQQGLDFERRNFYLALSSEEAKEGMRAFLEKRKPRWENDKS
- a CDS encoding enoyl-CoA hydratase-related protein; the protein is MIKVENKESYAIVIMSRADKLNALNLQMRNELISKLKQINADPKIRTVIVTGEGRAFCVGADVNEFAPDFAIDLRETFYPIIKEIRFSDKIYISAINGVTAGACIGISLSTDFKFARRDVKFVTAFQRLGLASDTGVAYFLLKLARDQRAYEIAVLGGEFTAEEAERWGLLKVSENPLRDAEEMANRINNGPFLSYLAGKRMANLVLYNDLERFLEYESAIQGYLGKTNDFKEGILSFKEKREPKFKGI
- a CDS encoding AbrB/MazE/SpoVT family DNA-binding domain-containing protein, with product MEKNLRRRIQKIKGGSYIITLPPEWVRRNSLDAKSEVFVIEKDGELLIKPKRDYITKKTIDLDLIDLETTKYLITVYYMQGISEIEITSKSVIPASIKDELKNLQLYLPGLTIESESFNYITFRVHDNIGTNLIEDMKTFSSKLLILLEDLAKIIENPNKEMAIDLKNRADELNKLYNSVIREIALISQKEEEFEIKNLPTRDLILYAIAMRDMGRMLSHIKTASLAVTECTNTSNKDLKFIIKAIVNMFKRSQEVFFDKNIDHIRDIRESMKEINKIVYGNEIECKELARELARIASYCVALMDDGVHKSVKIIV
- a CDS encoding hotdog fold thioesterase, with the protein product MLKESPFLKFLNIGLEEIREGYARVSGVVTKDFLNSHNTAHGSFIFAIADAAFEYVSNFSRDSVALHIDIDFRRHVKEGEKIMAEAFEESAGKTTSLYRIIVKNKEGKLVAYVTALVFHLDNKRES
- a CDS encoding thiolase domain-containing protein; this translates as MARRVAVIGVGNSKFGRRDDVSVQELAWESIKEALHDSGLSQSDIGMVVVGSTAYRGIELYPAPIVAEYSGLTGKVPLRVEAMCATGLAAALSAYTAVASGLVDIAMAVGVDKMTEVDTSTSLAIGGRGGNYQWEYHFYGTTFPTYYALYATRHMAVYGTTEEQMALVSVKAHKYGAMNPKAHLQKPVTVEEVLKSRIISWPIKLLDSCPISDGSATAIFASEEKVKELKIDSPVWITGIGYANDYAYVARRGEWVGFRATQLAARQAYEMAKVTPNDIEVATVHDAFTIAEIMGYEDLGFTEKGKGGKFVEEGQSEKGGKVGVNLFGGLKAKGHPLGATGLSMIYEITKQLRDEADKLQQPLKKYIGLVHNVGGTGHFAYVMILRR
- a CDS encoding aminobenzoate oxygenase, producing MDINYDNDPIYPENNVYPPTWEFDDEKAMRLYRRAKKEQWDEEDLDWKKYEEIISGLDRKQRLALAYWWALLSNFDNATPVFAYALVKASEKRLPVTIKAILSTITFDENRHNVLCGFAIDKAMKGFPFNFKPQDDLERKAKLNVEWVWWNGSRYWKGYVEAYNKYTLDILFTSFMMGEAAATTVFSGMKDKTKIPTFKDAFRNLTVDETRHYAFTHLILTNSLNRMNEERKMFVTKQMRAGFVFLSLITYKAPKEFWKLPPWYQEIHEKMEELAIDAGLGLPTIEERERIWREAVARVASNVKRFNVKVPSMPEIGINGDEDIELKEDDLVAAIF